From a single Carassius carassius chromosome 8, fCarCar2.1, whole genome shotgun sequence genomic region:
- the LOC132144625 gene encoding coiled-coil domain-containing protein 127-like: MAIPERQGGGDGDRSKWKYYAFLVPMLGLAAFGWIWSKQFQTEIQDDKGEINLQALAFQNLKLNEEHCYMRLEEKSELPRLFQKALDIEKGREQIALAVLNDVEYRLMERQRAFCSIFVHHTRRVEMEKDLLIYTAKEPLLAHLHMEDGLRDIFKNDRSCAEYLNTDKRRNGSLMWLYLRYWKLQLTLQTHQRAKAAMLGTDNK, translated from the exons ATGGCAATACCAGAGAGACAGGGTGGTGGTGATGGTGACAGAAGCAAGTGGAAATACTATGCCTTCCTGGTGCCCATGCTGGGACTCGCTGCCTTTG GATGGATCTGGTCCAAGCAGTTTCAAACGGAAATTCAGGATGACAAAGGTGAGATCAATCTTCAAGCCCTGGCTTTCCAGAATCTGAAACTCAATGAAGAACATTGTTACATGAGGTTGGAAGAGAAAAGTGAGCTACCTAGACTGTTTCAAAAAGCTCTGGATATTGAAAAAGGACGAGAGCAGATTGCTTTAGCAGTTCTGAATGATGTAGAATACAGGCTGATGGAAAGACAGAGGGCCTTTTGCAGTATTTTTGTGCACCATACAAGGAGGGTAGAAATGGAGAAAGACCTATTGATTTATACAGCCAAAGAACCCCTTCTTGCACATCTGCATATGGAGGACGGACTCAGGGATATTTTCAAGAATGATCGCAGTTGTGCTGAGTATCTCAACACAGATAAGCGCAGGAATGGGAGTCTGATGTGGCTGTATCTCAGATACTGGAAGCTGCAACTCACTCTTCAAACACACCAGAGAGCTAAGGCAGCTATGCTTGGCACAGACAACAAGTGA